The following proteins are co-located in the Spirosoma montaniterrae genome:
- a CDS encoding lantibiotic dehydratase, which yields MKPLLNRLQPHNFFVVRTPLLPLEALHALWTSDTDRTAIRRAMQAIYRQPLVQEALYVASTDLFITLERWLTDADMTDKDRDKLDLAYAKYLLRMAHRPTPFGLFAGLSVGEWANQTDLHLADLITARRHSRLDMDFLGAVVQQLARQPDIRERLLYRPNNTLYQVGNQYRYTEYRYSVAGRSHHLATVAWSPYLQTVLDRATYGATLPDLLATLVSDEITPDEARAYIDELIDGKLLVSELEPRVTDPANIERLVETLRERIPHWPGLTALEQAVYRVHQLDQTPLGGNRPSDYTAILDHLHTAGFNASPSRLFQVDWIKSLSGQTLNRAIIDEINGAVSLLADIARLVYEPPLRAFQEAFSARYEEQEIPLLNVLDTEIGLGYPLSRADSSDNTPLLDTLMVSPKTSPSVLRASAWDRYALQQHSRLLAQGATEWVIDEADLRTIVPTAAEPPLPPSLYAMARLLAPSGQAVDAGHYQVVLQGTGGPSAANLLGRFTHVDPVLAEQTRHLLEIEQQQMPEVVLAEIVYLPPAHVGNVQLRVPLRAYEIPILAAATTDDAHTLPLSDLWLSVRQNRLVLRSERLNREVVPRLSTAHNYAFNAIPAYHFLCDLQRQQQLTGLGWSWGSLLTGASFYPRVRLGRVILQPATWLLRTADFFPTHLTGDALLAHLRQVRTQKQLPRRVVYGEADNQLPIDLENSLSVSVLRGLVKHSAQFTVEESFFEPNALLISDGQGKGYTNEFVFPLHNVAVSKPAAGVSAPKKAAEVPRQFIPGSEWLYIKLYCGLKMADTLLTEVVGPLAGQLLTEGLIDRWFFIRYSDPDSHLRVRFHATQPQAGHLLSYLHTALSPYQQSGLLRAIQLDTYKRELERYGPATMEASEVLFFHDSRAVVSLLELLEGDEGDTYRWQLALLSVDKLLDDWGLPLPDKSRLMETLAGHFAQEHMLDDTTGRVQFDTHYRRLRPTVDALISRTLPADEWGEVLNLLDQRTQNWQSVIQQVKRSYVQGLATVPFHDWLASHIHMTLNRWSRSRPRQQELVIYQLLHRHYRSLLARAKQSQLTSIPT from the coding sequence CATCTGACACAGACCGCACGGCAATCAGGCGGGCAATGCAGGCCATCTATCGTCAGCCACTCGTGCAGGAAGCACTTTACGTAGCCTCGACCGATCTGTTTATCACGCTGGAACGCTGGCTGACCGACGCCGACATGACTGATAAAGATCGGGATAAACTGGACCTCGCCTATGCCAAATACCTGCTGCGAATGGCCCATCGCCCAACGCCTTTTGGGCTTTTTGCTGGCCTGTCGGTTGGTGAGTGGGCCAACCAAACCGACCTGCACCTGGCAGACCTGATTACAGCACGGCGACACAGCCGATTGGACATGGATTTTCTGGGGGCGGTGGTACAGCAGTTGGCTCGTCAGCCCGACATCCGCGAGCGGCTGCTCTACCGCCCGAACAATACGCTTTATCAGGTGGGCAACCAATACCGCTACACGGAGTACCGCTACAGTGTAGCCGGTCGCAGTCATCATCTGGCAACCGTAGCCTGGTCACCGTATCTGCAAACGGTACTGGACCGGGCTACCTACGGTGCTACGCTACCCGATCTTCTGGCTACTTTAGTCAGTGATGAGATCACCCCAGATGAGGCACGGGCCTACATCGACGAACTAATTGACGGCAAACTGCTGGTCAGTGAACTGGAACCCCGCGTAACGGACCCCGCCAACATCGAGCGGCTGGTAGAAACGCTACGTGAACGCATACCCCACTGGCCCGGCCTGACGGCCTTAGAGCAGGCCGTGTATCGTGTTCATCAACTCGACCAAACACCCTTGGGCGGCAACCGCCCGTCCGATTACACAGCCATTCTCGACCATCTCCATACAGCAGGATTCAACGCCAGCCCATCCCGGCTGTTTCAGGTAGACTGGATAAAAAGCCTGTCGGGACAGACCTTGAACCGGGCCATCATCGATGAGATAAACGGGGCAGTCAGCCTGCTTGCCGACATTGCCAGGCTCGTGTACGAGCCACCGTTGCGGGCTTTTCAGGAGGCTTTCTCAGCCCGATATGAAGAACAGGAAATTCCGCTGCTTAACGTACTCGATACCGAGATTGGGTTAGGATATCCCCTGAGTCGGGCCGACAGCAGCGACAACACGCCCCTGCTCGATACCCTGATGGTTAGCCCGAAAACATCGCCATCGGTGCTGCGGGCGTCAGCGTGGGATCGCTACGCGCTCCAGCAGCATAGCCGGTTGCTGGCGCAGGGGGCTACCGAATGGGTAATCGATGAAGCCGACCTGCGTACTATTGTACCAACAGCCGCAGAACCACCCTTACCGCCCTCACTTTACGCGATGGCCCGACTGCTGGCACCGTCGGGGCAGGCCGTTGATGCGGGCCATTACCAGGTAGTGTTGCAGGGTACGGGCGGGCCGTCGGCAGCGAATCTGCTGGGTCGGTTTACGCACGTTGATCCGGTGCTGGCCGAACAAACCCGGCACCTGCTCGAGATCGAACAGCAGCAAATGCCGGAGGTTGTGCTGGCCGAAATCGTGTACCTGCCCCCGGCTCACGTGGGGAACGTGCAGCTCCGGGTTCCGCTCCGCGCCTACGAAATCCCTATTCTGGCCGCTGCCACCACCGACGACGCCCACACCCTGCCGCTGAGTGACTTATGGCTATCGGTGCGCCAAAACCGGCTGGTGCTGCGGTCAGAACGGCTGAATCGCGAAGTTGTGCCGCGCCTGAGTACGGCGCACAATTACGCGTTCAACGCCATTCCGGCCTACCATTTCCTCTGCGACCTGCAACGGCAGCAGCAACTGACGGGGCTTGGCTGGTCGTGGGGGAGCCTGCTAACCGGAGCTTCTTTCTATCCACGAGTACGATTGGGACGGGTTATTTTACAGCCAGCCACATGGCTTCTTCGCACTGCCGACTTTTTCCCTACCCACCTGACGGGCGACGCCCTGCTGGCGCATCTGCGGCAGGTTCGCACCCAGAAGCAGCTTCCTCGCCGGGTAGTCTACGGCGAAGCCGATAACCAGTTACCTATCGACCTTGAGAATAGCCTGTCGGTCAGTGTACTGCGCGGGCTGGTGAAGCATAGCGCACAGTTCACCGTCGAAGAGTCTTTTTTTGAGCCGAACGCATTGCTGATTAGTGACGGGCAAGGCAAAGGCTACACGAACGAATTCGTATTTCCGCTTCACAACGTAGCGGTCTCAAAGCCTGCTGCGGGTGTGTCTGCCCCGAAGAAGGCAGCAGAGGTGCCGCGTCAGTTCATACCCGGCTCCGAATGGCTGTACATTAAGCTATACTGTGGCCTTAAAATGGCCGATACATTACTGACGGAAGTAGTGGGTCCGTTGGCCGGGCAACTACTGACCGAAGGGCTAATCGACCGCTGGTTTTTTATCCGCTACAGTGATCCTGATAGTCACCTGCGCGTGCGCTTTCATGCGACACAGCCGCAGGCAGGCCACCTGCTCTCCTACCTACACACGGCCCTGTCTCCTTATCAGCAAAGCGGTCTGCTACGGGCGATACAGCTTGACACCTACAAACGGGAGCTGGAACGCTACGGCCCGGCCACGATGGAAGCCAGCGAGGTATTGTTTTTTCATGACAGCCGCGCCGTTGTGTCACTGCTTGAGTTGCTCGAAGGCGACGAGGGAGACACCTACCGCTGGCAACTGGCACTACTGAGTGTGGATAAGTTACTCGACGATTGGGGCCTGCCATTGCCCGACAAAAGCAGGCTTATGGAAACTCTTGCCGGGCATTTTGCTCAGGAGCATATGCTTGACGATACAACTGGCCGGGTGCAGTTCGACACGCACTACCGGCGTCTGCGCCCGACTGTCGATGCACTCATCAGCCGAACGCTGCCCGCCGACGAGTGGGGCGAAGTACTAAACCTGCTGGACCAGCGTACCCAAAACTGGCAATCTGTCATACAGCAGGTGAAACGGTCCTACGTGCAGGGTCTGGCTACCGTACCCTTCCACGACTGGCTCGCCAGCCACATTCACATGACACTCAACCGCTGGTCGCGGTCGCGGCCCCGGCAACAGGAACTGGTCATCTATCAGTTACTGCACCGGCATTACCGCTCGCTGCTGGCGCGTGCCAAACAGAGTCAGCTTACTTCTATACCGACATGA
- a CDS encoding HlyD family secretion protein, translated as MNGVPILTDLLPTPPPAGRLREEDLQLHSQQVSHILGSPPGWLLRWGITLMFCVLLGMLLFSHLIRYPELITADIVVRTQTAPVPVVVRRSGSLRLLGVREGQPVRAGQLLGVIGNSSSYDDVQATTRQVRALTETLLNNAPVPAGALTHSGGQLGELQNAYAQLLAAYGAYSFFRQARHHDRRQAELQRQIETYRTLATRLDSQMVLARRRQELMSQRNAVNQRLLSEKVYAQLEADQAQNDYLQFRQSTENADASRLQNQLAIQQREQAVIELLQQQRETEQQLRQRLQENALLYLAQYDIWKENYILESPVAGRVTFGQPIDRDQYLESGREAMTILPNNARRLAAHTYLTADRYGEVTVGQRAYLHLAAFPYQQYGAVPGVVARMAPAARKGQYFVVIDLPDGLRTTYHKRLTFTQDMPGQVRIQTRDLSLLDRFFQQYRRFFTP; from the coding sequence ATGAACGGTGTTCCCATCCTAACCGATCTTCTGCCCACGCCCCCTCCAGCGGGGCGGCTCCGCGAAGAAGATCTACAACTGCACAGCCAGCAGGTGTCGCATATTCTTGGCAGTCCACCCGGCTGGCTCCTCCGCTGGGGTATCACGCTGATGTTCTGCGTACTACTGGGCATGTTACTATTCAGCCACCTGATTCGTTATCCCGAACTGATTACAGCCGACATAGTGGTACGCACCCAAACGGCACCGGTACCGGTGGTAGTGCGCCGGTCAGGGAGTTTGCGTCTGCTGGGCGTTCGCGAGGGGCAACCCGTGCGGGCCGGGCAGTTGCTGGGTGTTATCGGTAACTCGTCCAGCTACGACGACGTGCAGGCCACCACCCGGCAAGTACGGGCATTGACCGAAACGCTGCTCAACAACGCCCCTGTTCCGGCGGGGGCACTTACGCATTCGGGCGGGCAACTGGGTGAGTTGCAAAACGCCTATGCGCAACTGCTGGCCGCTTATGGCGCGTACAGTTTCTTCCGCCAGGCCCGGCACCACGACCGTCGGCAGGCCGAGTTGCAGCGGCAGATCGAAACATACCGGACACTGGCAACCCGACTCGATAGCCAGATGGTGCTGGCACGTCGGCGGCAGGAACTGATGAGCCAGCGTAACGCCGTCAATCAGCGGCTGCTGAGCGAGAAGGTATATGCTCAGCTCGAAGCCGATCAGGCGCAGAACGATTACCTGCAATTTCGGCAGAGTACCGAAAATGCAGATGCCAGCCGATTACAGAACCAACTGGCTATTCAGCAGCGCGAACAGGCCGTAATAGAACTCCTGCAACAGCAACGCGAAACGGAGCAGCAGCTACGGCAGCGGTTGCAGGAAAACGCCCTGCTGTATCTGGCACAATATGACATCTGGAAAGAGAATTACATACTCGAATCACCGGTTGCCGGGCGCGTAACATTCGGGCAGCCGATTGACCGCGACCAGTACCTCGAAAGCGGTCGGGAAGCGATGACCATTCTGCCCAACAACGCCCGCCGACTGGCCGCTCATACGTATCTGACTGCTGATCGCTACGGCGAAGTAACTGTGGGGCAGCGGGCCTACCTGCACTTAGCCGCATTCCCCTACCAGCAATACGGGGCAGTGCCGGGGGTGGTAGCCCGCATGGCTCCGGCAGCCCGCAAAGGGCAGTATTTCGTTGTTATCGACCTGCCAGACGGCCTTCGCACCACCTATCACAAACGCCTGACATTCACGCAGGATATGCCGGGTCAGGTGCGGATTCAGACGCGCGATCTCAGCCTGCTCGACCGCTTTTTCCAGCAATACCGCCGATTCTTTACTCCCTGA
- a CDS encoding peptidase domain-containing ABC transporter, which produces MALFNSSFPFFRQLDQMDCGPTCLRMLLQYYDKPYSIQYLRELTHKGRGGVSMLALSDAAEQLGLHTLMVKVPYQFLLDEPVLPAIAYFGREHFVVIHKIKNDVVYLADPAIGLITYGKEEFCQLWLQGGEGYLLLLEPTPDFYARQPGDDTQYKRDIRFLFRYLTPYRRQLAQVMLGLFTGTALSLMLPFLTQSVVDVGIQQRDLSFIYVVLGAQLMLFIGKTSIDLIRSWLLMHLSSRINIRILSDFLTKLMRLPIGFFDAKSMGDLLQRMRDQDRIKDFLTSSSLDVLFSLVQLVVLSIVLMTYSLRIWVIFGLGSVLFMIWTLVFMKRRKVLDYKRFRQMATVSANEVQLVQAMPEIKLHNCEKQKRWEWEDMQAQLYRIDMQGLRLAQWQSTGGAFINELKNIVISFFSAYEVIQGHMTLGMMLAATYILGQINGPIISLISFIQQAQDAGQSLERLSEIHNRPDEDANLSIALPPDRQPDIRLTNVTFRYGSGPPVLNNISLTIPAGQTTAIVGASGSGKTTLVKLLLKFYQPASGEITVCNIPLTHLNSRDWRERCGSVMQDGFIFSDTIARNIVLRDEVIDKARLLRSVDMANAREFIEALPLHYNTRIGGDGVGLSQGQKQRLLIARAIYYNPDMLFFDEATSSLDASNEKEITDKLATYLRHKTAVVIAHRLSTVKNADQIIVLDRGEIREVGTHASLVQKRGLYFELVRNQLELDT; this is translated from the coding sequence GTGGCTTTATTCAATTCTTCGTTCCCTTTTTTCCGGCAGCTCGACCAGATGGACTGCGGCCCAACCTGTTTGCGAATGCTGTTGCAGTACTATGACAAGCCCTACTCGATTCAGTACCTGCGGGAGCTGACCCACAAGGGGCGCGGGGGCGTGTCGATGCTGGCCCTGAGCGATGCCGCCGAACAACTGGGCCTGCACACACTGATGGTCAAAGTGCCCTACCAGTTTCTGCTCGACGAGCCCGTGCTGCCTGCCATCGCCTATTTTGGCCGCGAACATTTTGTGGTTATTCACAAGATAAAAAACGACGTCGTTTATCTGGCCGACCCGGCTATTGGACTGATTACTTACGGTAAAGAGGAGTTCTGCCAGCTCTGGCTACAGGGCGGAGAGGGCTATCTGCTGCTACTCGAACCAACGCCCGATTTCTACGCCCGACAACCTGGCGACGACACGCAGTACAAGCGCGATATCCGGTTTCTGTTCCGTTACCTGACGCCCTATCGTCGGCAACTGGCGCAGGTGATGCTTGGTCTTTTCACGGGTACCGCGCTGTCGCTGATGCTGCCGTTTCTGACGCAGAGCGTTGTAGACGTGGGTATCCAGCAGCGTGATCTCAGTTTTATCTACGTCGTGCTGGGGGCGCAGTTGATGCTGTTTATAGGCAAAACATCAATCGACCTGATCCGCTCGTGGCTGCTGATGCACCTGTCGAGCCGGATCAACATCCGCATCCTGTCCGATTTCCTGACCAAGCTCATGCGCCTGCCAATTGGCTTCTTCGACGCCAAGAGTATGGGCGACCTCCTCCAGCGTATGCGCGACCAGGACCGTATCAAAGACTTCCTGACCTCGTCGTCGCTCGACGTGTTGTTTTCACTGGTGCAACTCGTGGTACTGAGCATTGTGCTGATGACCTACAGCCTGCGCATCTGGGTTATTTTCGGATTGGGCAGCGTCTTGTTCATGATCTGGACGCTCGTATTTATGAAACGGCGGAAAGTACTCGATTACAAACGATTCAGGCAGATGGCGACGGTTAGTGCCAACGAGGTACAGTTGGTGCAGGCCATGCCCGAAATCAAACTCCATAACTGCGAAAAACAGAAACGCTGGGAATGGGAAGACATGCAGGCGCAACTGTACCGCATCGACATGCAGGGGTTGCGGCTGGCGCAGTGGCAATCGACCGGTGGGGCGTTCATTAACGAGTTGAAAAATATCGTCATCTCGTTTTTCTCGGCCTACGAGGTTATTCAAGGACATATGACACTGGGCATGATGCTGGCCGCTACCTATATTCTGGGGCAGATCAACGGGCCAATCATCAGTCTGATTAGCTTTATCCAGCAGGCGCAGGATGCCGGGCAGAGCCTCGAACGGCTGAGCGAAATCCACAACCGTCCCGACGAAGACGCCAACCTGAGCATTGCTCTGCCCCCAGACCGCCAGCCAGATATTCGCCTGACCAACGTCACGTTTCGTTATGGCAGCGGGCCACCCGTGTTAAACAACATCAGCCTGACCATACCGGCGGGCCAGACAACCGCCATTGTTGGGGCCAGCGGTAGCGGAAAAACCACGCTCGTTAAGCTGCTGCTGAAGTTTTACCAGCCGGCAAGTGGTGAAATCACTGTCTGTAACATACCGCTGACGCACCTCAACAGCCGCGACTGGCGCGAACGCTGTGGTAGCGTGATGCAGGACGGGTTTATCTTTTCCGACACCATTGCCCGCAACATTGTGCTGCGCGACGAGGTCATCGATAAAGCCCGGTTGCTGCGAAGCGTTGACATGGCTAACGCCCGCGAGTTCATCGAAGCCCTGCCGCTTCATTACAACACCCGAATCGGGGGCGATGGCGTTGGACTAAGTCAGGGGCAAAAACAGCGGCTGCTGATTGCCCGAGCCATTTATTACAACCCGGATATGCTTTTTTTTGACGAAGCGACCAGCTCGCTCGATGCCAGCAATGAAAAAGAAATCACGGATAAGCTGGCTACATATCTGCGTCACAAAACGGCTGTCGTTATTGCCCACCGGCTCAGCACCGTCAAGAATGCCGACCAGATTATTGTGCTCGACCGGGGCGAAATTCGCGAAGTAGGAACCCACGCCAGCCTGGTGCAGAAACGGGGCCTGTACTTTGAACTGGTCCGTAATCAACTCGAATTAGACACTTAA
- a CDS encoding MDR/zinc-dependent alcohol dehydrogenase-like family protein gives MKSVVIAPAELIGQIAATAAATFQLGNQQIGCGLVEDADPPFDPHDSQFSETVLLKKRAFSCNYRDRTIIQWLANASSAVVSADTVPFGYVGSEFVAEVIDVGPHVTTLAVGDRVIGDNSYPVARGLAQPGVVTNEASARYDVLPEHKLVRLPDSMPDDIAAGFSLGAQTAYAMVRKARPQPGASILLTAARSNTSLCLAQALNNHDNVYGLTSRTDRAAALQSLGVRQLLPVDYASPQLLSDALRREWAARFDVVFDPFIDVHWHPVSGLLAPDATYVSCGLYHQQPSVEQQLTFSTADTFLTFYRLLVQNINLIGNCLGTTDDLTRALADYTAGRYSVCIDSVCRGSAVATFFERSFTAPDRLGKVIYCYE, from the coding sequence ATGAAGAGCGTTGTTATTGCGCCCGCAGAGCTTATTGGGCAGATTGCTGCTACAGCGGCTGCTACCTTCCAGTTGGGCAACCAGCAGATTGGCTGCGGTCTGGTAGAAGACGCTGACCCACCCTTCGACCCGCACGATTCACAGTTTTCAGAGACTGTGCTGCTGAAAAAACGCGCGTTCTCCTGCAATTACCGTGACCGGACAATCATTCAGTGGCTGGCCAATGCATCATCAGCGGTCGTCTCAGCCGATACGGTTCCGTTCGGGTACGTTGGCTCTGAGTTTGTGGCGGAGGTAATCGACGTGGGGCCGCACGTAACGACCCTGGCCGTCGGAGATCGGGTCATTGGCGATAACAGTTATCCGGTAGCACGCGGGCTGGCGCAGCCAGGCGTGGTTACCAACGAAGCCTCGGCCCGGTATGACGTGCTGCCGGAACACAAATTGGTGCGCCTTCCCGATTCCATGCCCGACGATATAGCCGCCGGGTTTTCGCTGGGGGCGCAAACGGCCTATGCCATGGTACGGAAAGCCCGGCCCCAACCCGGTGCCAGCATTCTGCTCACGGCGGCCAGATCCAACACGTCGTTATGTCTCGCACAGGCCCTGAACAACCACGACAACGTCTACGGCCTAACCTCCAGAACAGACCGGGCTGCTGCGTTACAGAGTCTGGGCGTTCGGCAACTGCTGCCGGTCGATTACGCCAGTCCGCAGTTACTGTCAGATGCGCTTCGGCGGGAGTGGGCAGCGAGATTCGATGTTGTCTTCGATCCATTTATCGACGTACACTGGCATCCGGTCAGCGGTCTGCTTGCGCCAGATGCTACTTATGTCAGTTGCGGCCTGTATCACCAGCAGCCATCTGTTGAGCAGCAACTTACGTTCAGCACTGCCGACACCTTTCTAACCTTTTACCGGTTGCTTGTCCAGAATATTAACCTGATAGGCAATTGCCTCGGCACTACCGATGATCTGACCCGCGCCCTCGCCGATTATACCGCAGGTCGTTACTCGGTATGCATTGATTCTGTCTGTCGCGGAAGCGCGGTTGCTACTTTTTTTGAGCGGTCATTTACAGCCCCAGATCGTTTGGGGAAAGTGATTTATTGCTACGAATAG
- a CDS encoding DUF6597 domain-containing transcriptional factor, translating into METLTVELIHQPHFDRHYQLLAPASDLLLYIESYWMLDLRNPQHQQSRFVEINLAKLQSILIVNLGNPFEVFGRQGERVYTCTHSALVGYHTRRLSYKHQFGNYLIGVTFHPAAANHLFRVQGQELMNQLLPLDVLLPNASLLEAQLAEDGYPATVQKVLNTWMRLLVGRATPDSRLGYVQQALQPDKLHGANYFSRQLASLLCVTNRSLERYFKEHMALSPKHCLRIQRFRQALPVYGRYGSAIDWTEWGYHDFSHFMKDYHHFMVDLQPDDAIRSNKSLSPNDLGL; encoded by the coding sequence ATGGAGACCTTGACCGTAGAGCTGATTCATCAGCCGCATTTCGACCGTCATTACCAATTGCTGGCTCCGGCGTCGGATCTGCTTTTGTACATCGAATCCTATTGGATGCTGGACCTTCGAAACCCGCAGCATCAGCAGAGCCGGTTTGTCGAAATCAATCTGGCGAAACTGCAATCGATATTGATTGTCAATCTGGGCAACCCCTTCGAGGTGTTTGGTCGGCAGGGCGAGCGGGTCTATACTTGCACGCATAGTGCGCTGGTCGGTTATCATACTCGCCGGTTATCGTATAAACATCAGTTTGGAAATTATTTGATTGGAGTAACGTTTCATCCGGCAGCGGCCAATCACCTGTTTCGGGTGCAGGGTCAGGAACTGATGAACCAGTTGTTGCCGCTGGACGTGCTATTGCCAAACGCATCCCTGCTGGAAGCGCAGCTCGCCGAAGATGGCTACCCCGCAACCGTTCAAAAGGTGCTGAACACCTGGATGCGGCTCCTGGTCGGACGCGCCACGCCCGATAGTCGACTCGGTTACGTACAACAGGCGTTGCAACCCGATAAACTTCACGGTGCCAACTACTTCAGTCGCCAACTGGCATCGCTGCTGTGCGTGACGAACCGGTCGCTGGAACGGTATTTTAAAGAACACATGGCACTCAGCCCGAAGCATTGCCTGCGGATACAGCGTTTTCGGCAGGCGTTGCCTGTGTATGGGCGATATGGGTCTGCCATAGACTGGACCGAGTGGGGTTATCACGATTTCTCACACTTTATGAAAGATTACCATCATTTTATGGTCGATCTTCAGCCAGATGATGCTATTCGTAGCAATAAATCACTTTCCCCAAACGATCTGGGGCTGTAA
- a CDS encoding RNA polymerase sigma factor, with protein MKRPAKRHSEQVLITQLKQRDEAAFEELYRYYSPALYGVIRKIVRNEEAARDLLQDTFIKIWQRFAAYDPEKGRLFTWLLNIARNTAIDSLRRNQFTQPMPTNETILSVLGNRLEEEINQETMDMADQIRLLDDNQQAILNLVYFFGYTQEEAAQALHIPLGTVKTRIRAALRRLREVYSDG; from the coding sequence TTGAAACGTCCTGCCAAACGCCATTCAGAACAGGTTTTGATTACCCAGTTGAAACAACGGGATGAGGCTGCCTTTGAGGAGCTATACCGGTATTACTCACCCGCCCTGTATGGGGTTATCCGTAAGATTGTACGAAATGAAGAAGCTGCCCGCGATCTGCTTCAGGATACTTTTATTAAAATATGGCAACGCTTTGCCGCCTACGATCCAGAGAAAGGACGGCTGTTTACGTGGTTGCTGAATATTGCCCGCAATACAGCCATAGACTCCCTCCGCAGAAATCAGTTTACCCAGCCGATGCCAACAAACGAAACCATCCTTTCGGTACTTGGAAACAGACTGGAGGAAGAAATCAACCAGGAAACCATGGATATGGCAGACCAGATCAGGCTGCTGGACGACAATCAGCAAGCTATTTTAAATTTAGTATATTTTTTTGGTTATACGCAGGAAGAAGCAGCCCAGGCGTTACATATTCCGCTGGGAACGGTGAAAACCCGAATCCGGGCCGCGCTTCGACGTCTGCGGGAAGTTTATTCGGATGGTTGA